In Vitis vinifera cultivar Pinot Noir 40024 chromosome 17, ASM3070453v1, one genomic interval encodes:
- the LOC104882295 gene encoding uncharacterized protein LOC104882295, with translation MVPAEWWFMYGNHTPTLRRLAIKALSQTASSSACERNWSTFALIHTKQRNRLAYPMLQQLVFYYYNMKLKIRDMEAEHDKVAEKDYLDLLDIATEVGEEEDNQLFQWVRPLHLDDEDGNPDPRIAAHVREAGVDVD, from the exons ATGGTTCCCG ctgaatggtggttcatgtatgGAAATCACACTCCTACATTAAGAAGGTTGGCCATCAAGGCTTTATCGCAAACTGCATCATCTTCAgcttgtgagagaaattggagcacgtttgccttaattcatacaaaacaaagaaatcggCTTGCTTACCCGATGCTCCAACAAttagttttctattattataaCATGAAACTAAAGATACGTGACATGGAAGCAGAACATGACAAAGTTGCAGAGAAAGATTACCTCGATTTACTTGACATTGCAACTGAGgttggtgaagaagaagataaccaATTGTTTCAATGGGTTAGACCTCTTCATTtagatgatgaagatggaaaTCCCGACCCACGAATTGCCGCACATGTCCGAGAAGCAGGTGTTGATGTTGATTGA
- the F3'H gene encoding flavonoid 3' hydroxylase (The RefSeq protein has 6 substitutions compared to this genomic sequence), whose amino-acid sequence MNPLALFFCTALFCVLLYHFLTRRSVRLPPGPKPWPIVGNLPHLGPVPHHSIAALAKTYGPLMHLRMGFVDVVVAASASVAAQFLKTHDANFSNRPPNSGAKHIAYNYQDLVFAPYGPRWRMLRKICSVHLFSGKALDDFRHIRQEEVAVLTRALARAGQTPVNLGQLLNVCTTNALGRVMLGRRVFGDGSGGEDPKADEFKEMVVELMVLAGVFNIGDFVPALEWLDLQGVAAKMKKLHARFDAFLGAIVEEHKISGSAGSERHVDLLSTLISVRDNADGEGGKLTDVEIKALLLNLFTAGTDTSSSTVEWAIAELIRHPEMMAQAQQELDAVVGRGRLVTDLDLPQLTYLQAIIKETFRLHPSTPLSLPRMAAESCEINGYHIPKNATLLVNVWAIARDPEVWEKPLEFRPSRFLPGGERPNADVRGNDFEVIPFGAGRRICAGMSLGLRMVHLLTATLVHAFNWELPEGQVAEKLNMDEAYGLTLQRAPPLMVHPRPRLSPQVFGK is encoded by the exons ATGAATCCCCTGGCGCTGATTTTCTGCACGGCTCTCTTCTGCGTCCTCCTCTATCACTTCCTCACGCGCCGCTCCGTCCGCCTCCCTCCGGGGCCCAAGCCATGGCCGATTGTGGGGAACCTCCCGCACCTGGGCCCCGTCCCTCACCACTCCATTGCTGCGCTCGCTAAAACCTACGGCCCTCTCATGCATCTCCGTATGGGCTTCGTCGACGTCGTGGTGGCCGCCTCCGCCTCCGTTGCTGCTCAGTTCTTGAAAACTCATGATGCTAATTTCTCCAACAGGCCTCCGAATTCAGGTGCCAAGCATATCGCTTACAACTATCAGGATCTGGTGTTCGCTCCCTACGGCCCCCGGTGGCGCATGCTCCGCAAGATTTGCTCCGTCCACCTCTTCTCCGGCAAAGCCTTGGATGATTTTCGCCATATCCGACAG GAGGAGGTTGCGGTGCTAACGCGCGCACTTGCGAGGGCGGGTCAAACGCCGGTGAACTTGGGGCAGCTGCTGAACGTGTGTACTACCAACGCCCTAGGGCGGGTGATGTTAGGCAGGAGAGTGTTCGGCGACGGCAGTGGAGGCGAAGATCCGAAGGCCGACGAGTTCAAAGAGATGGTGGTGGAGCTGATGGTCCTGGCCGGAGTTTTCAACATCGGCGACTTTGTGCCGGCGCTGGAATGGCTGGACCTGCAGGGCGTGGCTGCCAAGATGAAGAAGCTCCATGCTCGGTTTGACGCTTTCCTGGGCGCCATCGTGGAGGAGCACAAGATCAGCGGCTCTGCTGGTTCCGAGCGTCACGTGGACTTACTCAGCACGTTGATCTCGGTGAGGGATAATGCCGACGGTGAGGGAGGCAAGCTCACCGACGTTGAGATCAAAGCCTTGCTCTTG AACTTGTTCACAGCTGGAACTGACACCTCATCCAGCACAGTAGAGTGGGCCATTGCAGAGCTCATTCGCCACCCTGAAATGATGGCCCAAGCCCAACAAGAGCTGGACGCAGTGGTGGGCCGAAGCAGGCTTGTAACTGATTTGGACCTGCCCCAACTCACCTATGTCCAAGCCATAATCAAGGAAACCTTCCGCCTGCACCCATCCACGCCCCTCTCCCTCCCTCGGATGGCGGCGGAGAGCTGTGAGATCAACGGCTACCACATCCCCAAAAACGCCACTCTTCTAGTGAACGTGTGGGCCATAGCGCGGGACCCAGAGGTGTGGGAGGAGCCACTAGAATTCAGGCCCAACAGGTTCCTCCCAGGAGGGGAAAGACCAAATGCGGACGTGAGAGGGAATGATTTTGAAGTGATTCCATTCGGGGCTGGCCGGAGAATATGCGCGGGGATGAGCTTGGGACTGAGGATGGTGCACCTGTTAACCGCGACGCTTGTTCATGCGTTCAACTGGGAGTTGCCGGAAGGCCAGGTGGCGGAGAAGCTGAACATGGATGAGGCATATGGGCTGACCCTACAACGAGCCGCCCCACTCATGGTGCACCCACGGCCAAGGCTGTCACCCCAAGTTTTCGGGAAGTAA
- the LOC100263810 gene encoding flavonoid 3'-monooxygenase, protein MNPLALIFCTALFCILLYHFLTRRSVRLPPGPKPWPIVGNLPHLGPVPHHSIAALAKTYGPLMHLRMGFVDVVVAASASVAAQFLKTHDANFSNRPPNSGAKHIAYNYQDLVFAPYGPRWRMLRKICSVHLFSGQALDDFRHIRQEEVLALMRALARAGQTPVKLGQLLNVCTTNALGRVMLGRRVFGDGSGGEDPKADEFKEMVVELMVLAGVFNIGDFVPALEWLDLQGVASKMKKLHARFDAFLGAIVEEHKISGSAGSERHVDLLSTLISLKDNADGEGGKLTDVEIKALLLNLFTAGTDTSSSTVEWAIAELIRHPEMMAQAQQELDAVVGRGRLVTDLDLPKLTYLQAIVKETFRLHPSTPLSLPRMAAESCEINGYHIPKNATLLVNVWAIARDPEVWEEPLEFRPNRFLPGGERPNADVRGNDFEVIPFGAGRRICAGMSLGLRMVHLLTATLVHAFNWELPEGQVAEKLNMDEAYGLTLQRAAPLMVHPRPRLSPQVFGK, encoded by the exons ATGAATCCCCTGGCGCTGATTTTCTGCACGGCTCTCTTCTGCATTCTCCTCTACCACTTCCTCACGCGCCGCTCTGTCCGCCTCCCTCCGGGGCCCAAGCCATGGCCGATTGTGGGGAACCTCCCTCACCTGGGCCCCGTCCCTCACCACTCCATTGCTGCGCTCGCTAAAACCTACGGCCCTCTCATGCATCTCCGTATGGGCTTCGTCGACGTCGTGGTGGCCGCCTCCGCCTCCGTTGCCGCTCAGTTCTTGAAAACTCATGATGCTAATTTCTCCAACAGGCCTCCTAATTCAGGTGCCAAGCATATCGCCTACAACTATCAGGATCTGGTGTTCGCTCCCTACGGCCCCCGGTGGCGCATGCTCCGCAAGATTTGCTCCGTCCACCTCTTCTCTGGCCAAGCCTTGGATGATTTTCGCCATATCCGACAG GAGGAGGTTTTGGCGCTAATGCGCGCACTTGCGAGGGCGGGTCAAACGCCGGTGAAGTTGGGGCAGCTGCTGAACGTGTGCACTACCAACGCCCTAGGGCGGGTGATGTTAGGCAGGAGAGTGTTCGGCGACGGCAGCGGAGGCGAAGATCCGAAGGCCGACGAGTTCAAAGAGATGGTGGTGGAGCTGATGGTCCTGGCCGGAGTTTTCAACATCGGCGACTTTGTGCCGGCGCTGGAATGGCTGGACCTGCAGGGCGTAGCTTCCAAGATGAAGAAGCTCCATGCTCGGTTTGACGCTTTCCTGGGCGCCATCGTGGAGGAGCACAAGATCAGCGGCTCTGCTGGTTCCGAGCGTCACGTGGACTTACTCAGCACGTTGATCTCGCTGAAGGATAATGCCGACGGTGAGGGAGGCAAGCTCACCGACGTTGAGATCAAAGCCTTGCTCTTG AACTTGTTCACAGCTGGAACTGACACCTCATCCAGCACAGTGGAGTGGGCCATTGCAGAGCTCATTCGCCACCCTGAAATGATGGCCCAAGCCCAACAAGAGCTGGACGCAGTGGTGGGCCGAGGCAGGCTTGTAACTGATTTGGACCTGCCCAAACTTACCTATCTCCAAGCCATAGTCAAGGAAACCTTCCGCCTGCACCCATCCACGCCCCTCTCCCTCCCTCGGATGGCGGCGGAGAGCTGTGAGATCAACGGCTACCACATCCCCAAAAACGCCACTCTTCTAGTGAACGTGTGGGCCATAGCGCGGGACCCAGAGGTGTGGGAGGAGCCACTAGAATTCAGGCCCAACAGGTTCCTCCCAGGAGGGGAAAGACCAAATGCGGACGTGAGAGGGAATGATTTTGAAGTGATTCCATTCGGGGCTGGCCGGAGAATATGCGCGGGGATGAGCTTGGGACTGAGGATGGTGCACCTGTTAACCGCGACGCTTGTTCATGCGTTCAACTGGGAGTTGCCGGAAGGCCAGGTGGCGGAGAAGCTGAACATGGATGAGGCATATGGGCTGACCCTACAACGAGCCGCCCCACTCATGGTGCACCCACGGCCAAGGCTGTCACCCCAAGTTTTCGGGAAGTAA